In one window of Gloeomargarita sp. SKYB120 DNA:
- the psbF gene encoding cytochrome b559 subunit beta, whose protein sequence is MTTNRPNEPVSYPVFTVRWLAVHTLAIPTVFFLGAIAAMQFIRR, encoded by the coding sequence ATGACGACCAATCGTCCGAACGAACCAGTCTCTTACCCTGTTTTCACCGTGCGGTGGTTGGCGGTACACACCTTGGCGATTCCCACGGTGTTTTTCTTGGGTGCCATCGCCGCGATGCAATTTATTCGTCGTTAG
- a CDS encoding photosystem II reaction center protein J: MNMSSGRIPLWLVGTVVGIGVIALVGLFFWGSYVGIGSSL, translated from the coding sequence ATGAACATGTCTTCGGGCCGCATTCCCCTGTGGTTAGTGGGCACAGTAGTCGGAATTGGCGTGATTGCGCTGGTGGGGCTGTTTTTCTGGGGGTCTTACGTGGGCATCGGCTCATCCCTGTAG
- the psbE gene encoding cytochrome b559 subunit alpha → MAGSTGERPFADIITSVRYWVIHSITIPALFIAGWLFVSTGLAYDVFGTPRPDSYFAPAQEKPPVVTQRYEARQQIEAFEQQLGAKQ, encoded by the coding sequence ATGGCTGGTAGCACGGGAGAACGCCCCTTTGCGGACATTATCACCAGTGTCCGTTACTGGGTCATCCACAGCATTACGATTCCGGCGCTGTTTATCGCGGGTTGGTTGTTTGTCAGTACGGGCCTGGCCTACGATGTGTTCGGTACGCCGCGCCCCGATAGCTATTTCGCACCTGCGCAGGAAAAACCGCCGGTCGTGACTCAACGCTATGAAGCACGGCAACAAATCGAAGCCTTTGAACAACAGTTAGGAGCGAAGCAATGA
- a CDS encoding photosystem II reaction center protein L yields the protein MTGKNPNTQPVELNRTSLFLGLLLIFVLAILFSSYFFN from the coding sequence ATGACGGGTAAAAATCCCAATACCCAGCCCGTGGAGTTAAATCGGACATCCCTGTTTCTGGGGTTGTTGTTGATTTTTGTGCTGGCGATTCTGTTCTCTAGCTATTTCTTCAACTAA